A stretch of the Equus caballus isolate H_3958 breed thoroughbred chromosome X, TB-T2T, whole genome shotgun sequence genome encodes the following:
- the PPP4R3C gene encoding protein PPP4R3C translates to MEDKGHLVKVYMLNEDQEWDNIGIGYVSFTYVEQFEGVAMLVRSESDDSVILETKINTNEPYQKQQGTLIVWTHSDNRDVALSFQDEGSCHEIWEAICRLQGNPTIEITQDLLEEAGEEPPDEMLDPGSLIDLPNCELNTLEQISALVTSVLTSPRREESLAVLLENEDYIKKLLQLFHICENLRDMEGLHYLHKIIKGILFLNKTSLLEVLFSEECIMDVVGCLEYDPALAQPQRHREFLTQHAKFKEVVPITDSELRQKIHQTYRAQYIYDIVLPVPSPFEENVLSTVIAFIFFNKVEIVSMLQEDDKFLSDVFAQLRDKTISDDRRRELVFFFKEFCEFSQSLQPESKDALFTTLTELGILPALKIVMSVDDLQIRSAATDIFTYLLEHSPSMIQEFIMEEAQQSEDGNLFINLVIGQMVSDPDPELGGAVRSVELLRALLNPDNMLGTPGKCERSEFLNFFYKHCMHNFIAPLLAATSEEICEEKNIAGSDKSNKYCFNNYQTAQLLSLILELLTFCVQHHTYHIKSYIFSKDLLRRVLILMNSKHTFLVLSAVRFMRSMVGLQDEFYNDYIIKGNLFQPVVNVFLDNGNRYNMLNSAVIELFEYIREENIKPLVAHIVEKFYKAFESIEYVQTFKGLKINYEKEKDQQSQIQKNLLSTLFHKVFHSSSKVLEEKEEMCFKESKEEEEAVRPPLEDDFEDPSDKFVETTNPKENEDKVDLPKRTSSGNFKFTSSHSASIPSSSSVIRLVDYPDDDEEDTEEDTPPGKRPHLS, encoded by the exons ATGGAAGACAAAGGGCACCTTGTAAAGGTCTATATGCTTAATGAAGACCAAGAGTGGGACAATATAGGCATCGGCTACGTCTCATTCACTTATGTGGAGCAGTTCGAGGGCGTGGCCATGCTGGTTCGATCTGAGTCGGACGACTCCGTGATCTTGGAGACAAAGATAAATACCAACGAGCCCTATCAGAAACAGCAAGGGACTTTAATTGTCTGGACTCATTCTGACAACCGTGATGTGGCGTTAAGTTTCCAGGACGAAGGAAGTTGCCACGAGATCTGGGAAGCCATTTGCCGGCTTCAAGGAAACCCGACCATCGAAATCACACAGGACCTGTTGGAAGAAGCCGGAGAGGAACCACCCGACGAAATGCTAGATCCCGGGAGTCTCATCGACCTGCCGAACTGTGAGCTCAATACGCTTGAACAGATTTCTGCCTTAGTTACCTCGGTTCTCACCTCGCCTAGACGTGAGGAAAGTCTGGCTGTGCTCTTGGAAAATGAGGACTATATTAAAAAGCTACTGCAGCTGTTCCACATTTGTGAGAACCTGCGGGATATGGAAGGCTTGCACTATTtgcataaaattattaaaggaatCTTATTCCTCAACAAGACCTCTCTGCTTGAGGTCCTTTTTTCGGAAGAGTGTATCATGGATGTGGTGGGATGCCTTGAATACGATCCTGCTTTGGCTCAGCCGCAAAGGCATCGGGAATTCCTGACCCAACATGCAAAGTTCAAGGAAGTTGTACCAATAACTGACTCTGAACTTAGGCAAAAAATACATCAGACGTACAGGGCACAGTACATTTACGACATCGTTTTGCCTGTGCCATCCCCGTTTGAAGAGAATGTTCTTTCCActgttattgcttttattttcttcaacaaGGTTGAGATAGTCAGCATGCTGCAGGAAGATGACAAATTTTTGTCTGACGTTTTTGCACAGCTAAGAGATAAGACTATCAGTGATGACAGACGGCGCGAATTGGTATTCTTTTTCAAGGAATTCTGTGAATTTTCTCAGAGTTTACAGCCTGAAAGCAAGGATGCACTATTCACGACACTGACAGAATTGGGAATTCTTCCTGCTCTTAAAATTGTAATGAGCGTGGATGATTTGCAAATAAGGTCAGCTGCTACTGATATATTCACTTATCTGTTGGAGCACAGTCCATCCATGATCCAAGAATTTATAATGGAGGAAGCCCAGCAGAGTGAAGATGGTAACCTTTTCATCAATTTAGTAATTGGACAAATGGTCTCTGATCCTGATCCTGAGCTAGGAGGTGCTGTTCGTTCAGTGGAACTTCTTCGTGCTCTGCTTAATCCAGACAACATGCTGGGGACACCTGGTAAATGTGAAAGAAgtgaatttctaaatttcttctaTAAACACTGTATGCATAACTTCATAGCACCACTTTTGGCCGCCACTTCAGAAGAGATTTGTGAAGAAAAGAATATAGCTGGATCTGACAAAAGCAACAAATATTGCTTCAATAATTATCAAACAGCACAGCTGCTTTCCTTAATTTTAGAGCTGCTCACATTTTGTGTGCAACATCACACATATCACATTAAAAGCTATATTTTCAGCAAGGACTTGCTAAGAAGAGTCTTGATCTTGATGAATTCAAAGCACACTTTCCTGGTCTTGTCTGCTGTTCGCTTTATGAGAAGCATGGTTGGCCTCCAAGATGAATTTTATAATGATTACATCATCAAGGGAAATTTATTTCAGCCGGTTGTAAATGTCTTTCTGGATAATGGAAATCGGTACAATATGTTGAATTCAGCAGTTATTGAACTGTTCGAATACATAAGAGAGGAAAATATCAAGCCTCTTGTTGCACATATAGTTGAAAAGTTTTACAAGGCATTTGAATCGATTGAATATGTTCAGACATTCAAAGGATTGAAGATTAactatgaaaaagagaaagaccagCAGAGTCAAATACAGAAGAATTTACTTTCCACGCTGTTTCATAAAGTGTTTCACAGCAGTAGCAAAGtcctggaggagaaggaagaaatgtgttttaaagaaagtaaagaggaagaagaagcagTTAGGCCACCGTTGGAAGATGATTTTGAAGATCCTTCTGATAAGTTTGTGGAGACGACAAacccaaaagaaaatgaagacaaggtAGATCTTCCGAAAAGAACGTCTTCTGGCAACTTCAAGTTTACTTCATCCCATTCTGCGAGTATCCCAAGCAGTAGCAGCGTGATCCGCTTAGTGGATTATCcagatgatgatgaagaagataCGGAAGAGGATACACCTCCTGGGAAAAGACCACATCTTAGCTA G